From the genome of Candidatus Poribacteria bacterium, one region includes:
- a CDS encoding sugar phosphate isomerase/epimerase, giving the protein MKWSLNTYQICQEWELGRILNTAEATGYHGVELLMDYEQKHGFEWDTPREAWDGLKAQVDASGVVISSLTSCQNFHSENAADREETVRRVTRVIDMAEFMDCDHVRVLGDRYTEENRDAIVGYVTEGLKTLGTYAGEKDITVSIEMHGSFTDPDSAMSVIEGVNLPNVGFVFNSQFVGCDAGSIEPLFSRVGSHITAVHTHRAEEPETFELYRQMFQWLDRIGFSGYISNECAYTGPDPEKVLALYVGLFKAFVS; this is encoded by the coding sequence ATGAAATGGTCATTGAACACCTATCAAATCTGCCAAGAATGGGAATTAGGACGGATACTTAACACCGCGGAGGCTACCGGCTATCACGGTGTCGAATTGTTAATGGATTACGAGCAGAAGCACGGCTTTGAGTGGGATACGCCAAGAGAAGCCTGGGACGGGTTAAAAGCACAAGTAGATGCGAGTGGCGTTGTTATCTCCTCACTCACAAGCTGCCAAAATTTCCACTCTGAAAACGCCGCTGACCGCGAGGAAACCGTCCGGCGCGTTACGCGCGTGATTGATATGGCAGAGTTCATGGACTGCGATCACGTTCGAGTCCTCGGGGACCGGTATACCGAAGAGAACCGTGATGCGATTGTCGGTTACGTCACAGAGGGACTGAAAACTTTGGGGACCTATGCCGGCGAGAAGGATATCACTGTCTCTATTGAGATGCACGGCTCTTTCACAGATCCAGATTCGGCGATGTCGGTCATAGAAGGTGTAAATCTTCCAAACGTCGGTTTTGTCTTCAACTCGCAATTCGTCGGTTGTGATGCGGGAAGTATTGAACCGCTTTTTTCACGTGTAGGGTCTCACATTACAGCAGTGCACACACATCGGGCAGAGGAACCAGAGACCTTCGAGCTCTACCGTCAGATGTTCCAGTGGCTGGATCGGATCGGTTTTTCAGGTTACATCTCCAACGAATGTGCGTATACGGGACCTGACCCGGAGAAGGTGCTTGCGCTCTACGTTGGACTCTTCAAAGCGTTTGTTTCTTAG
- a CDS encoding aminotransferase class I/II-fold pyridoxal phosphate-dependent enzyme, translating into MQTTNRHISQSPQSDPSLIPDVSPDNTVIFRGDGEPKTPSMMLQRLAEFDQEFTLEADSYSLGGNLEQLEKKCAEMLGKEAAVFMPTGTLANHLAIRKLCGVKPRAIVQEQSHLYKDSGDCATRLSNINLIPLAKECPYFTLEALKTAVEQSESGRVINPVGTVMIESPVRRQFGKIMPFDEMKAVTDYCRDKQIRTHLDGARLYMMSGATGIPPADYAALFDTVYVSLYKYFGAPFGAVLAGTAEFTEGLYHDRRMFGGGLASANFAAALALQGIDGFEARFNRAMAHATALFNKINALEGIKVEPFEHGSNIFPLKLGSSIDSKCFVKTLEAHAVAVSSPDGDHDRRIMLTVNPTVLRQDIPDLFCAFQRAIQESQR; encoded by the coding sequence ATGCAGACAACAAACCGGCATATTTCCCAATCGCCCCAATCAGATCCGTCTCTTATCCCAGATGTTTCGCCAGACAATACCGTTATCTTTCGCGGCGATGGAGAACCGAAAACGCCTTCAATGATGCTACAGCGACTTGCTGAATTCGACCAAGAATTTACACTTGAGGCTGACAGTTATTCTCTCGGTGGCAATCTCGAGCAGCTGGAGAAAAAATGTGCCGAAATGTTGGGCAAAGAGGCGGCAGTCTTTATGCCGACGGGGACACTCGCCAATCATCTTGCCATCCGAAAACTCTGTGGAGTCAAACCGCGCGCAATCGTTCAGGAGCAAAGCCATCTCTACAAGGACAGTGGGGATTGCGCAACGCGACTCAGCAATATAAATCTCATACCCTTAGCAAAGGAATGTCCCTATTTCACACTCGAAGCATTGAAAACCGCAGTAGAGCAGTCAGAAAGCGGAAGGGTCATCAATCCGGTGGGTACAGTGATGATTGAAAGTCCTGTCCGCCGCCAATTCGGCAAAATTATGCCGTTTGATGAGATGAAGGCAGTAACGGACTACTGCCGAGACAAACAGATTAGGACTCACCTTGACGGTGCACGCCTCTACATGATGTCAGGTGCGACCGGCATCCCACCTGCTGATTATGCTGCGTTGTTTGATACGGTCTATGTATCGTTGTACAAGTATTTTGGAGCACCCTTCGGAGCAGTATTGGCAGGCACGGCTGAGTTCACGGAGGGGTTGTATCACGACCGTCGTATGTTTGGCGGAGGATTGGCATCTGCAAACTTTGCGGCAGCGTTAGCACTTCAGGGCATAGATGGGTTTGAGGCGCGTTTCAATCGGGCTATGGCACACGCAACAGCACTTTTTAATAAAATCAACGCCCTGGAGGGTATCAAGGTTGAACCTTTTGAGCACGGTTCTAATATATTCCCACTGAAATTAGGATCAAGTATTGATAGTAAGTGTTTTGTCAAGACGCTTGAGGCGCATGCAGTAGCTGTATCCTCACCAGATGGCGATCACGATCGACGTATCATGCTTACTGTTAACCCAACGGTATTACGTCAGGATATCCCAGATCTATTCTGTGCCTTTCAACGCGCTATCCAAGAGAGTCAACGATAA
- a CDS encoding HEPN domain-containing protein: MNSDFISIMTDRIVREFDPLQIILFGSQARGDADRGSDIDLLVVFAELTDKRKTAIDIGRALSDVPVAKDILVSTPEELARSRTRIGSVLRYAQQEGKILWKNLNAAARGSDQCCGVSNAEVKSSMQTADRLADTARWLRHAEEDLITAETLLRQLHVPPRQSCWHAQQAAEKALKAALIFLQIDFRRTHNLNVLRDLLPESWQLKTTHPDLSDLTRWAVEARYPEDIQGATKAEATEAVEQARSIWTSVSTALAEHGYHIEKDL; the protein is encoded by the coding sequence ATGAATAGCGATTTTATTTCAATCATGACAGACCGCATTGTACGTGAGTTTGACCCACTCCAGATTATCCTCTTCGGTTCACAAGCACGGGGCGACGCAGATCGGGGTAGCGACATAGATCTCCTCGTGGTTTTCGCAGAACTCACGGATAAACGGAAAACCGCCATTGACATTGGGCGTGCGCTCTCTGATGTGCCTGTGGCAAAGGACATCCTTGTATCAACGCCCGAAGAGTTGGCACGCAGCCGCACGCGGATCGGATCGGTGCTGCGGTATGCTCAACAAGAGGGTAAAATCCTATGGAAGAATTTGAATGCAGCCGCACGCGGATCGGATCAGTGTTGCGGCGTATCCAACGCGGAGGTAAAGTCTTCTATGCAAACAGCCGATAGACTCGCAGACACCGCCCGCTGGCTCCGCCATGCAGAAGAAGACTTGATAACTGCTGAAACCCTTTTAAGGCAATTACACGTACCGCCTCGCCAATCCTGTTGGCACGCGCAACAAGCTGCTGAAAAGGCGTTAAAAGCAGCATTAATTTTCTTACAGATCGATTTTCGGAGAACACATAATTTGAATGTTCTACGGGATTTGTTGCCTGAGAGTTGGCAACTCAAAACCACGCATCCAGACCTCTCGGATTTGACCCGATGGGCAGTTGAAGCCCGTTATCCAGAGGACATACAAGGAGCCACCAAAGCAGAGGCGACCGAGGCTGTTGAACAAGCACGATCCATCTGGACATCTGTATCTACCGCGCTCGCAGAACACGGTTATCATATAGAGAAAGACCTATGA
- a CDS encoding PmoA family protein, with protein sequence MFSLSHTQNSLTVAWDGQHVLGYNFPEDGNRPFCHPLNLPGAPPLTMNEPGDHVHHQGLWVAWKKVNEVNFWEQPGPGSDPTGFGKIVHQRIVAQSADAESASLTTENAWIDWQGTTHLTERRQITVYPPTTDTMRISVSLTLQPNQREVVLDLRRGEPGADGRFYSGMAIRFDNIITPGKLLDADGRTEPMDIFGKQSRWCSFTSQHPSDNETYGVAIVDHPDNPRYPTTWWVRNHENYCLIHPSLVYYEPLHLASDETLKLQYNVVLYRGQPDAALFA encoded by the coding sequence ATGTTTTCATTATCACACACACAAAACAGTTTAACAGTTGCTTGGGACGGACAACACGTCCTCGGTTATAACTTCCCAGAAGACGGCAACCGTCCGTTCTGCCACCCCTTAAACCTGCCCGGCGCGCCACCGCTCACAATGAACGAACCCGGCGACCACGTACATCACCAAGGGCTATGGGTCGCGTGGAAAAAGGTGAACGAAGTCAACTTTTGGGAACAACCGGGACCCGGTAGCGATCCAACTGGATTCGGCAAAATCGTCCATCAGCGGATTGTTGCACAGAGCGCGGATGCCGAGAGCGCGAGTCTAACAACAGAAAACGCATGGATAGATTGGCAAGGCACAACACATCTAACAGAGCGGCGACAGATAACCGTCTATCCACCGACAACGGATACAATGCGGATATCTGTGTCCTTAACGCTTCAACCGAACCAACGTGAAGTCGTCTTAGATTTACGACGCGGTGAACCCGGTGCAGACGGCAGATTCTACAGCGGCATGGCAATCCGATTCGATAATATCATCACACCCGGTAAATTGTTGGATGCCGATGGGCGTACCGAACCGATGGACATCTTCGGCAAACAGAGCCGTTGGTGCAGTTTCACTTCCCAACATCCCAGTGACAACGAAACCTACGGCGTTGCCATCGTCGATCATCCCGATAATCCACGTTATCCAACGACGTGGTGGGTCCGCAACCATGAGAACTACTGCTTAATCCATCCCTCGCTCGTTTACTACGAACCGCTTCACCTCGCCTCGGACGAAACCTTGAAACTACAGTATAATGTCGTCCTCTATCGCGGTCAACCCGACGCGGCATTATTTGCGTAG
- a CDS encoding metallophosphoesterase, whose protein sequence is MKLGVMSDSHDNIPNVKRAVALFNEIGVDLVGHAGDFIAPFAIDPLGDLNCRVVGVFGNNDGERVVVAKRFETIGGEVHPNLAEVSLGDKKIAVMHYPELAIPIAKSGDYDIVIYGHTHQIDIQKGQSLLLNPGETGGWTTGKATVAVVDLATLEATIHEL, encoded by the coding sequence ATGAAACTCGGTGTTATGTCTGACAGCCACGACAATATCCCAAACGTCAAACGCGCTGTCGCATTGTTCAACGAAATCGGCGTAGACCTCGTCGGCCACGCCGGTGATTTTATCGCACCGTTTGCGATTGACCCGTTAGGGGATTTAAACTGCCGCGTCGTCGGTGTTTTTGGAAACAATGACGGCGAACGCGTGGTCGTCGCAAAACGATTTGAAACCATCGGCGGCGAGGTACACCCGAATCTTGCGGAGGTCTCCCTCGGTGACAAAAAAATTGCCGTCATGCACTATCCTGAACTTGCTATCCCAATTGCTAAAAGCGGCGATTACGATATTGTTATCTACGGGCACACCCACCAGATAGATATCCAGAAGGGTCAATCTCTACTCCTCAATCCCGGTGAAACAGGCGGTTGGACGACAGGAAAGGCAACTGTTGCCGTTGTGGATCTCGCAACACTTGAGGCAACGATTCATGAACTATAG
- a CDS encoding sulfatase-like hydrolase/transferase, with translation MTTPPVNKFLLISIDCWRFDALSRTNSLFNTPKFDLLTQDFSLAEKFFVPAPATRPSHTSYFTGLYAFEHGVYGQTYLKMFEDIPNLFQVFDDAGYHITGRSERPEVFRFLDFEPFITAIDPNAEAQHLGSLEDLMRQLKQPANVPQFCFLHFWYTHGGYGMSGIPGAPSLKWLVDNGRIDEALRIYYAAATHILEFKLVEILKQLQLSDWAVFIFGDHGEGICKEITDHGGTLNQNVLHVPLLAHIPGVSDLEFPNPPISAIDLFPTITNLAGIDVDYHGYGQDLLSPSEIDANRLVLSELDSLYGIGFLSKNNLEMPHHRVTSRTTVDNVEINRYSEGVRLWSLTDGEYLYREDEETGEFVYRDVLSGEDLTCEDPDRFRDAYDDILMNSNYQHLQARESTAEETEILEGRLRDLGYVE, from the coding sequence ATGACAACACCTCCTGTCAATAAGTTTTTGCTTATCTCAATTGATTGTTGGCGGTTTGATGCACTCAGTCGGACGAACTCGCTCTTTAACACCCCGAAGTTCGATCTGTTGACGCAGGACTTTTCGCTTGCTGAAAAGTTCTTCGTGCCGGCACCGGCGACGCGTCCATCTCATACTTCCTACTTTACCGGACTCTATGCGTTTGAACACGGTGTTTATGGGCAGACCTATCTCAAGATGTTCGAGGATATTCCAAATCTGTTTCAGGTATTTGACGATGCTGGCTACCATATTACGGGACGTTCCGAACGTCCAGAGGTGTTCCGATTCCTCGACTTTGAACCGTTTATCACAGCAATTGACCCGAATGCGGAAGCACAACATCTCGGTTCGCTTGAAGATTTGATGCGCCAGCTGAAGCAGCCCGCAAACGTGCCACAATTCTGCTTCCTGCACTTCTGGTACACGCACGGTGGCTACGGCATGAGCGGGATTCCGGGCGCGCCGAGTCTTAAGTGGCTCGTTGATAACGGTAGGATAGATGAGGCGTTGCGTATTTACTACGCCGCTGCGACGCATATATTGGAATTCAAGTTGGTTGAAATTCTCAAACAACTCCAACTCTCGGATTGGGCAGTCTTTATTTTCGGAGACCACGGCGAGGGTATCTGTAAGGAGATTACCGATCACGGTGGCACGCTTAATCAGAACGTGCTACACGTGCCACTATTGGCACATATTCCGGGTGTGTCAGACCTTGAATTCCCGAACCCACCGATTTCAGCGATAGATTTGTTTCCAACGATTACGAACCTTGCGGGTATTGATGTGGATTATCACGGATATGGGCAAGATTTACTTTCTCCATCGGAGATTGATGCAAACCGATTGGTTCTGTCGGAGTTGGACAGTCTCTACGGCATCGGGTTTCTGAGTAAAAACAATTTAGAGATGCCACACCATCGCGTGACCTCTCGGACAACGGTTGACAACGTAGAAATCAACAGGTATTCGGAAGGTGTGAGGCTCTGGTCACTCACAGACGGTGAATATCTCTATCGTGAAGATGAGGAGACGGGTGAGTTTGTGTATCGGGACGTGCTGAGCGGTGAAGACCTCACCTGCGAAGATCCAGACCGTTTCCGGGACGCTTACGACGACATCCTGATGAATTCCAACTATCAGCACTTGCAAGCGCGAGAATCTACGGCTGAGGAGACAGAGATTTTGGAAGGCAGGTTGCGGGATTTGGGGTACGTTGAATAA
- a CDS encoding VWA domain-containing protein — protein sequence MLLETYSYTRQQKRRKTQKAFLLSLILHAITITIMGLGYIRWYRPQLPSEPLVSEAISVTALQRFHINSMRKRTMPTRRSTPVKASPTPNQTVAKLARATPAPYMSMSVPKTSARLPMAETTLQEQTTETPLWKTIATAHAQAPTIAPKPKTVQGENRSQTEGDRNSPAPPIDRDGQMGEALEGIAESVADGKNEEAVDIVFLLDISGSMIDNIRAVGRQLNRMVEVFEEKGIDFTLGIVIFRYLEDDTIIHPQTRDSERYKRLLTSHVVAAAGDERAHNAIIKTIRRVNFREGVERRFVLVTDEASKGSYTLPEVLKQCFQNNITVDVIGINHTTHRALTTKTGGLWFPIPIQQ from the coding sequence ATGCTGCTCGAAACCTATTCATACACACGCCAACAAAAACGCAGGAAAACTCAGAAAGCGTTTCTGCTTTCGTTGATTCTGCATGCTATTACGATAACGATCATGGGTCTTGGTTATATTCGGTGGTATCGTCCGCAGCTGCCTTCGGAACCGCTCGTTTCGGAAGCGATTTCGGTAACCGCCCTCCAACGTTTTCACATAAACAGTATGCGCAAGCGCACAATGCCGACTCGGCGTTCAACGCCTGTCAAGGCCTCACCGACCCCTAATCAAACTGTTGCCAAACTGGCGCGCGCAACCCCGGCACCCTATATGTCAATGTCGGTACCAAAAACGTCGGCGCGCTTACCGATGGCTGAAACGACTTTACAGGAACAAACAACAGAAACACCCTTGTGGAAAACGATTGCGACAGCACACGCGCAAGCTCCCACAATTGCGCCGAAACCTAAAACTGTGCAGGGTGAAAATAGAAGCCAAACGGAGGGAGATAGAAACAGTCCAGCACCCCCGATTGACAGAGATGGACAGATGGGGGAAGCACTCGAAGGCATTGCAGAAAGCGTTGCTGATGGGAAAAACGAGGAGGCGGTTGACATTGTTTTTCTCCTTGACATCAGTGGGAGTATGATAGATAATATCCGTGCAGTCGGTAGACAGCTGAATCGGATGGTAGAAGTCTTTGAAGAGAAGGGTATTGATTTCACACTCGGCATCGTTATCTTTAGGTATCTTGAAGACGATACAATTATCCATCCACAAACACGGGACAGTGAGAGGTACAAACGGTTGCTGACCTCACACGTTGTCGCTGCTGCAGGTGATGAACGGGCACACAACGCCATCATAAAAACAATTCGTCGTGTCAATTTCCGAGAAGGTGTGGAGCGTCGATTTGTTCTGGTTACCGATGAGGCGAGCAAAGGTTCTTATACACTACCGGAAGTCTTGAAGCAGTGTTTTCAGAATAATATCACCGTGGATGTCATCGGGATTAACCACACCACGCATAGAGCACTCACGACGAAAACTGGTGGACTTTGGTTTCCCATCCCAATACAACAATAA
- a CDS encoding sulfite oxidase has product MQKMRYELNFTNSLKTVPNPSRRDFLAKIGKGALLASLGMFGAGCQAVDQGLLGRGLMPVALLDAQEAGLPKPGMLVHSENPFNGEFAPHLLNDDVTPTDRHFVRNNSGVPERAVKKDLHGWKLIIDGEVHKALALSMDDLLNFPQVTMEVVLECAGNGRSLFSPEVSGTPWQRGAVACSEWTGVRLRDVLQAAGLKPSAIYTGNYGEDVPDDGSEPFSRGIPIEKAMDEHTLIALKINGEVLPAAHGFPARLIVPGWIGSAMQKWLNRIWVRDTVHDSEKMSGYAYRIPTYPIAPGDTPPVEDMQIATAWQVKSLITRPEPYLERSEGMPIKVRGHAWAGENQIEKVLISTDFGIQWQETELIPPSNRYAWSHWETELTFANRGYYEIWARAYDDTGAAQPFTQPWNPKGYLGNVIHRVPISI; this is encoded by the coding sequence ATGCAAAAAATGAGGTATGAACTCAACTTTACAAATAGCCTTAAAACTGTCCCAAACCCATCAAGGCGAGACTTCCTTGCCAAGATAGGCAAAGGCGCATTACTCGCCAGTTTAGGAATGTTCGGCGCAGGCTGCCAAGCCGTCGATCAAGGACTACTGGGCAGAGGGCTCATGCCCGTTGCCCTGTTAGATGCCCAAGAAGCAGGACTCCCAAAACCCGGCATGCTCGTCCATTCCGAAAACCCTTTTAACGGTGAGTTTGCCCCACACCTACTCAACGACGACGTTACCCCCACTGACCGACACTTCGTCCGTAATAACAGTGGGGTACCAGAACGAGCCGTAAAAAAAGATCTCCATGGCTGGAAACTGATCATAGACGGCGAAGTCCATAAAGCACTTGCGCTGTCAATGGACGACTTATTGAATTTTCCGCAGGTCACCATGGAAGTGGTGTTAGAATGCGCAGGCAACGGGAGAAGCCTGTTCTCGCCAGAGGTCAGCGGTACACCTTGGCAACGCGGTGCCGTCGCCTGTAGTGAATGGACGGGTGTCCGTTTACGCGATGTCTTGCAAGCCGCCGGTTTAAAGCCGAGTGCCATCTATACCGGAAACTACGGGGAAGATGTCCCCGATGACGGCAGTGAGCCTTTCTCACGTGGAATTCCGATTGAAAAAGCGATGGACGAGCACACGCTCATCGCACTTAAAATAAATGGAGAGGTGTTGCCCGCAGCACACGGGTTTCCAGCGAGGTTAATCGTTCCCGGATGGATCGGTAGTGCGATGCAAAAATGGCTCAACCGTATTTGGGTAAGGGATACGGTTCACGATTCCGAGAAAATGAGTGGATATGCCTATCGCATTCCGACTTACCCGATAGCACCCGGAGATACACCACCGGTCGAGGATATGCAGATTGCGACAGCATGGCAGGTTAAATCCCTCATCACCCGGCCCGAACCCTATCTTGAACGCAGCGAAGGTATGCCTATAAAGGTCCGTGGACACGCCTGGGCAGGAGAAAATCAAATTGAGAAAGTGCTTATCTCCACAGACTTCGGTATCCAGTGGCAAGAAACGGAGTTGATTCCGCCGTCAAACAGATACGCATGGTCCCATTGGGAGACCGAACTCACCTTTGCAAACAGAGGCTATTATGAAATCTGGGCACGCGCTTATGATGATACAGGTGCCGCACAGCCCTTCACACAACCGTGGAATCCGAAAGGCTACCTTGGAAACGTCATTCACAGGGTGCCTATCTCAATATAA
- a CDS encoding PEP-utilizing enzyme, translating to MQFIKHFSEINDGDLSRVGGKGLNLGKLTRAGFRVPQGFCVTTDAYLFSVQSLSGQNADNIKDLMLAPELVSEIRAAHKKLQTATVAVRSSATAEDLAEASFAGQQDTFLNVQSDELLDALKACWASLWSERAIAYREAQGIVDDGLAMAVVIQEMCNSDVSGVLFTVSPFNQSISVIESNWGLGESVVSGAITPDSFQVSRETGEILEKTIATKREMVTAAGVNAVSAAQQDVPSLTDAELKELTALGLGIENHYGQPMDIEWALADGEFILLQARHITTSVNQGMEARKTGRRDTQSSALPPFQPSAESQEPRVEKLRHEEIQRLKACIDKQGSVWCHYNIAEVLPAPLPMTWSIISKFMSGVGGLGEAYRSLGFYPSARVDSEGILDLICGRIYVNLNREAELHFEGFPFAHDFNALKQNPQQAMYAQAAPDITRSRASFWLKLPLHIVRMSKAEMRLRQCRSDFDQILTAEVFPAFRSEVEVARDISYSDLSDAELVEKFQTWCIKTLDDFAPKALTATLLAGFSLQRLEAALQKCMDEAGTKSIVSRLISGLSGNLTVETNEKLQEIAAGDLVLSDFLKDYGHRAVNEFELAAPRWREDTTYLEQVLSSLIAESEVQRNDPTADRYSAEAELIELVKSKGSLRKQIESELDFTRRYMPFRETAKFYLMLGYEQMRRALLELDCRYGLDGGIFYLVPDELQHLIDGKETFSDVIAKRKMERDLMLQIEVPDVIFSDALEQIGAPMVIEAAETYRGVGVSAGIASGKARVLLKPSESRLSDRDYILVCPSTDPAWTPLFLHAAGLVMERGGILSHGAVVAREYGVPAVANIPNATRHITDGQMLQIDGNTGTVSILTETL from the coding sequence ATGCAATTTATCAAACATTTCTCAGAAATTAATGATGGCGATCTTTCGCGTGTCGGTGGAAAAGGTCTAAATCTTGGCAAGTTGACACGGGCTGGATTTCGGGTGCCGCAAGGTTTTTGTGTTACGACGGATGCCTATCTCTTTTCGGTTCAGAGTCTGTCGGGACAGAATGCAGACAACATTAAAGACCTTATGTTGGCACCAGAACTTGTTTCAGAAATCCGTGCAGCGCATAAAAAGCTCCAAACAGCCACGGTCGCTGTACGTTCCAGTGCGACCGCTGAGGATTTAGCAGAGGCGAGTTTCGCCGGGCAGCAGGACACGTTTTTGAATGTCCAGTCTGATGAATTGTTAGATGCTCTCAAGGCGTGCTGGGCATCGCTCTGGTCGGAACGGGCTATCGCCTATCGAGAAGCACAAGGCATTGTGGATGATGGATTGGCAATGGCGGTTGTAATTCAGGAGATGTGTAATTCGGATGTCTCTGGTGTGCTTTTCACTGTGAGTCCCTTTAATCAAAGTATCTCTGTTATTGAATCGAATTGGGGACTGGGTGAATCGGTTGTATCGGGTGCTATCACGCCTGATAGTTTTCAGGTATCACGAGAGACAGGCGAGATTTTGGAAAAGACGATTGCTACAAAACGGGAAATGGTAACCGCTGCGGGTGTCAACGCAGTATCTGCTGCGCAGCAGGATGTTCCGAGTTTGACGGACGCGGAATTGAAAGAACTTACGGCACTCGGTTTAGGCATCGAAAATCACTACGGACAGCCGATGGATATTGAGTGGGCACTGGCGGATGGGGAGTTTATCCTGTTGCAGGCGCGCCACATTACGACATCAGTTAACCAGGGAATGGAAGCGAGGAAGACTGGAAGGAGGGACACCCAATCTTCCGCCCTTCCGCCCTTCCAGCCAAGTGCTGAAAGTCAGGAGCCGAGAGTCGAGAAACTCCGTCACGAAGAGATCCAACGGTTGAAGGCATGTATTGATAAACAGGGTAGTGTCTGGTGTCATTATAACATCGCTGAAGTGTTGCCTGCACCGCTGCCGATGACCTGGTCGATTATTAGCAAATTTATGTCGGGTGTAGGTGGATTAGGTGAGGCGTACCGAAGTCTTGGATTTTATCCGAGCGCGCGGGTAGATAGCGAGGGGATCCTGGACTTAATCTGCGGACGCATTTACGTTAATTTGAACCGAGAAGCGGAACTCCACTTTGAGGGTTTCCCGTTTGCACACGACTTTAACGCTTTAAAGCAGAACCCACAGCAGGCGATGTATGCGCAAGCGGCACCTGATATTACCCGAAGCCGTGCGTCGTTTTGGCTGAAACTCCCGCTCCACATCGTCCGTATGAGTAAAGCAGAGATGCGGCTAAGACAGTGCCGATCCGATTTTGACCAAATTCTGACAGCAGAAGTATTCCCAGCGTTCCGGTCAGAAGTTGAGGTGGCGCGCGATATTTCATATTCGGATTTATCGGATGCGGAATTAGTCGAGAAATTTCAGACATGGTGCATCAAAACATTGGACGACTTCGCGCCGAAGGCACTCACTGCCACGCTTCTTGCGGGGTTTTCGCTCCAAAGATTAGAGGCAGCACTCCAGAAATGTATGGATGAAGCAGGAACAAAATCCATTGTAAGCAGGCTTATCAGCGGACTTTCTGGCAACCTTACTGTCGAAACCAATGAGAAACTACAGGAGATAGCGGCTGGCGATTTAGTACTTAGCGACTTCCTGAAAGATTATGGGCATCGCGCAGTCAACGAGTTTGAGTTAGCAGCACCGCGTTGGCGTGAAGATACGACCTATCTCGAACAGGTCCTCTCTTCACTGATTGCTGAGAGTGAAGTGCAGCGGAACGACCCGACTGCTGACCGCTACTCGGCAGAAGCGGAACTCATCGAGTTGGTAAAAAGCAAAGGTAGTTTACGAAAACAGATTGAGAGTGAATTGGATTTCACAAGACGTTACATGCCTTTCAGGGAGACAGCAAAATTTTATCTCATGCTCGGCTACGAACAGATGCGACGCGCCTTGCTCGAATTGGATTGTCGTTATGGACTTGATGGTGGTATTTTCTACTTGGTACCAGATGAATTACAACACCTGATTGATGGGAAGGAAACTTTTAGTGATGTTATCGCCAAACGTAAGATGGAACGAGACCTTATGCTACAGATTGAGGTGCCGGATGTTATTTTCAGTGACGCCTTGGAACAGATCGGTGCGCCGATGGTAATCGAGGCAGCGGAAACATACAGGGGTGTAGGCGTTTCCGCCGGCATCGCGTCGGGCAAAGCACGTGTGCTTCTGAAGCCGTCGGAGTCGCGCCTATCCGACCGAGATTATATTCTGGTCTGTCCATCAACGGATCCAGCGTGGACACCGCTTTTCCTACATGCAGCGGGACTGGTGATGGAGCGTGGTGGAATTTTGTCGCACGGTGCAGTCGTTGCAAGAGAGTATGGTGTTCCTGCTGTTGCGAATATCCCGAATGCAACTCGGCATATCACTGATGGACAGATGCTCCAAATTGATGGAAATACAGGAACGGTCTCAATTTTAACCGAAACGTTGTAG